DNA from Streptomyces sp. NBC_01476:
CGACGGGAGCGTGGTCTTCCCGGAGCCGCCGGCGTACGCGCTGCCGCTGGGGCTTGGCATCCCGCGCAGCGAACCCCCGGTGCCGTTCGAGGTGTCGTTCCAGCCGGGTGACCAGTTGCTGCTCTACACCGACGGCGTGACCGAGGCCAGGGACCCGGCCGGGACGTTCTATCCGCTGGGACAGCGGGCCTGGCTGCTCTCCGAGGCGGATCCGCAGAGCGCGCTGGAGGCGCTGCGCGCGGACCTGATCCTGCACACCCGCGGCCCGCTGCACGACGACGCGGCGATGCTGCTGCTGCGCTACCGCGAGCCGGCGGAGCCCGCCGAAGGCGGCGCACACCGCGCGGACGCGGACGACACCGACATCACCTCCGACGCCCCCGACGCCTCCGGCCCCGCCGCCGCCGAAGACCCGCGGGACGACGGCCCGCGCCAAACCACCCCCTGAGGCGAGCCCGGGGCCACCGGCTCGACAAGCCGCGGCCTTCCCCCGGCAACGGGGTGACGCGGGGCCCGCGTGAAGCGCGCCGGGATCCGCATGGTGCACCTCATCGGGCGGCGCACGGCCACGGCGGTGACCACAGGGCCGCTCGCCGCGGGGAACGGCCTCGCCTCCGGGTCACGCGGGGCCCGGGGTTCAGCAGCCGGGGTGGCCCCAGCCGTCGTCGTTGCGGGTGATCTCCTCGCCCGCGGCGTAGGCGCGGCCGCAGCGGCACGTGCCCGGGTACTTGGCCTTGAGGGTGCGGGCGGACTGTCCGGACCCGGTGGCGGTCCTCTTCGCCGCGGTCTTCCCGGCGGCGGTCTTCCGCGCCGGGGAGGCAGCGCTGGTGGGCGACCGCGGCGGGGCCGGTGAGCCGAGGTCGCTGCCGGCCGGCTCCTGGGTGACGGCGGCCTGGCTGGCGGCGCGGTCGGCGAAGTCGTTCAGCTTGTCGCCGCCCACCTGGTGCGCGGGCACATAGCGGAATTCGACCGGGCGGCCGGTGAGCAGTTCGTCGATGCCGACCACGAGGTCCTGGTTGGCCACCGGCTTGCCGGCCGAGGTCTTCCAGCCCTTGCGCTTCCAGCCGGGCAGCCAGGTGGTGACCGCCTTCATGGCGTACTGGGAGTCCATCCGGACCTCCAGTGGCGTCCGCGGGTCCGTGGCGGCGAGCAGCCGCTGCAGCGCGGTCAGCTCGGCCACATTGTTGGTGGCGGTGCCCAGCGGCCCCGCCTCCCAGCGGACCGGTTCGCCCGCCTCGTCGGCGATGACCCATGCCCAGCCGGCCGGTCCCGGATTGCTCTTCGATGCCCCGTCACACGCGGCGATGATGCGCTCGACCACCCCCCGATCATGCCAGCTCGCCGGGGGCCGCCGGTACACCGCCCCTGACCGGTCCCACGCCACCGGCGGGCTACGGCGTTCGCGCGTCCCGGACTGCGCGGAACGCGGCGCGGACGGAGCATGGGGATGACGGCACGCGAACCGGACGAAAGGGCGTCGGATGGGCGGTGGACGGGACGAGCCCACGCCGGACCGGGACCTGCCGGACCGGGATGCCGCCGGTGACACCTCCCGGCAGGGCCCGTCCGGAACCGACGAGGACGCCGCGGATGCCGCGGGCACGGACACCCCGGACACCCCGGACGGCCCCGACCGGGACGGCCGTGACCCGGGCCAGGACCGCTCCGATCGCTCCGATCAGGAATCCGTCGAACTGCGCCAGATCGACGAGCTCAACCGGCTGGATCCGCTGCCGACTGCGCACCTGCGCCCGGACCGGCCGCCACCACGCGACGACAGGCCCCCGGGCCAGGACGCCGACGCCCGGCTGCGGGACGCGGTCCTGCTCACCACCGGTCACGAGGTCGCCGAGGCGGACTCGCTCGCCGACGTGCTCCGGGTGCTGTCGCGGCTGCGCGCTCCGGGCTTCGAGCTGGACGGCATGGTGGTCTTCGGGGTGACCGAGAAGTTCCTCAACGGGCTCGGCCAGTACGGTTTCCAGCCGTTCGGCTCCGAGCGGACCGTCCGGATCCCGGTGACGACCCACTATCCGGCGGTCGACGTGCTCAGGACGGGACGGCCGGTGTACCTGTCGTCGCCCGACGAGTACCGGGCCCGTTATCCGACGATGTGGCCGCTGACCGAGTCCAAGGACCGCAAGTCGTGGGCGTTCATGCCCCTGGTCGCCACCGGGCGGATCACCGCGGTGTGGCTGGCAGCCTTCGCGGAACCGGTCACGTTCACCCCCGAGCAGCGGAGCCTGCTGACGGCGGCCGCGCGGCTGGTGGCGCAGTCGCTGGAACGCACCAGGACCGGCGAGGCGGAGCTCGCGCTCTCCCGCGGGCTGCGGCGCAGCATGGGCTCGGCGGAACCGGCGTACCCGGGACTCAGTGTGGCCACCCGCTACGTTCCGACCGGCGGCGGACTGATGGTGGGGGGCGACTGGTACGACATCATCAACCTGCCGACCGGCCGGGTGGCGCTGGTCATCGGCGACGTGCAGGGCCACGATGTGCACGCGGCCGGTCTGATGACCCAGTTGCGTACGGCGGTCCACGCCTACGCCGCCGAGGGCCACGGTCCCGACGCGGTCATGTCGCGTGCCTCGCACTTCCTGACCGCCCTGGACGAGGACCGCTTCGCCACCTGCATCTACATCGAGGCCGATCCGGCGACCGGGGTGCTGCAGATCGCCCGGGCCGGCCATCCGCACCCGGTGCTGCGGATTCCGGACGGCACCTGCATGATCAAGCACATCCGCGGTGGGCTGCCGCTGGGACTGATGCCGGACTCGGACGACTATCCGGTCAATGTGCTGGAGCTGCGCCCCGACGAGGTGATGCTGCTGTGCACCGACGGGCTGATCGAGACCGGTGGCCACGATATGTACACCGGCTGGGTGCGGGTGCGCGACGCCCTCTCCCCCGGGCCCGCCACCGACATCGAGGGCATGGCGGACCGGCTGATCGCGGCCGTCGGCACCCCGCAGCCGGACGCCGAGGACATCAGGCTGTCACCGCGGAACGAGGACGACATCGCGCTGCTCCTGCTGCGCCGGGACGGCGGGGTGCCGCAGCCGGGCGTGCCGGAGCGGCGGCTGGTGCTGACCATCGAGCAGGACCAGGCGGAGGGCCTGGCCGAGGCGCGGACCGAGCTGAGGGCGCTGCTGCACGACTGGGCGCGGCCGGACCAGGTGGACACCGCTGTGCTGCTGGCCTCCGAGGTGCTGGGCAACGTACTGGTGCACACCGAGCAGCCGGCGGCGCTGGTCGCGATCGTCACCGGCAACCCCGGCCGGCGCACCCTGCGGGTCGAGGTCACCGACACCGGCGACGAACTGCCGCACCAGCGGGCACCGGGGGAA
Protein-coding regions in this window:
- a CDS encoding ribonuclease H family protein, giving the protein MVERIIAACDGASKSNPGPAGWAWVIADEAGEPVRWEAGPLGTATNNVAELTALQRLLAATDPRTPLEVRMDSQYAMKAVTTWLPGWKRKGWKTSAGKPVANQDLVVGIDELLTGRPVEFRYVPAHQVGGDKLNDFADRAASQAAVTQEPAGSDLGSPAPPRSPTSAASPARKTAAGKTAAKRTATGSGQSARTLKAKYPGTCRCGRAYAAGEEITRNDDGWGHPGC
- a CDS encoding ATP-binding SpoIIE family protein phosphatase, which codes for MGGGRDEPTPDRDLPDRDAAGDTSRQGPSGTDEDAADAAGTDTPDTPDGPDRDGRDPGQDRSDRSDQESVELRQIDELNRLDPLPTAHLRPDRPPPRDDRPPGQDADARLRDAVLLTTGHEVAEADSLADVLRVLSRLRAPGFELDGMVVFGVTEKFLNGLGQYGFQPFGSERTVRIPVTTHYPAVDVLRTGRPVYLSSPDEYRARYPTMWPLTESKDRKSWAFMPLVATGRITAVWLAAFAEPVTFTPEQRSLLTAAARLVAQSLERTRTGEAELALSRGLRRSMGSAEPAYPGLSVATRYVPTGGGLMVGGDWYDIINLPTGRVALVIGDVQGHDVHAAGLMTQLRTAVHAYAAEGHGPDAVMSRASHFLTALDEDRFATCIYIEADPATGVLQIARAGHPHPVLRIPDGTCMIKHIRGGLPLGLMPDSDDYPVNVLELRPDEVMLLCTDGLIETGGHDMYTGWVRVRDALSPGPATDIEGMADRLIAAVGTPQPDAEDIRLSPRNEDDIALLLLRRDGGVPQPGVPERRLVLTIEQDQAEGLAEARTELRALLHDWARPDQVDTAVLLASEVLGNVLVHTEQPAALVAIVTGNPGRRTLRVEVTDTGDELPHQRAPGELASSGRGLVLLDLLSDQWGVRPEPAGKTVWFALHEAGGPDGE